From a single Daphnia pulex isolate KAP4 chromosome 2, ASM2113471v1 genomic region:
- the LOC124210311 gene encoding compound eye opsin BCRH2-like: MANLTGDAVVAMAQKQAFDPWALPDTFTLYAYAPEDIRSFLHPHWHSYKAVHPAWYYFLGLMYLVIGTCAVAGNAVVLKIFSRFPALRTPANLLVMNLAVSDFLLMLALFPECVYNFFLGGPWRFGEMGCQIHAFLGACFGYNQIFTLTMISYDRYNVIVKGFSGTPLTFNRAVSIITVSWIWALGWSICPLVGWGAYAMDGIMGTCSYDYVSQNMNNKSHILAATFANFILPIIVIAGCYYFIVHAVFKHEEELRAQAKKMNVASLRSNTDQQQVSAEIRIAKVSIMNVSMWLTAWTPFAVICIMGTWGDVSKITPLVSAIPVILAKTSCAYNPLIYAISHPKYRECLKQMYPWMCIVEEKKSVADNQSAITEKTEMTETVKCESA, translated from the exons ATGGCAAACTTGACTGGTGATGCTGTTGTTGCGATGGCCCAGAAGCAGGCTTTTGATCCATGGGCTTTGCCCGATACCTTCACTCTTTATGCCTACGCCCCAGAGGACATTCGCAGCTTTCTTCATCCTCACTGGCACTCATACAAGGCTGTGCACCCGGCatggtattattttttgggattGATGTACTTGGTAATTGGCACTTGCGCTGTTGCGGGTAACGCCGTCGTCTTGAAGATCTTCAGCCGTTTCCCGGCTCTTCGAACTCCCGCCAACTTGTTGGTTATGAATTTGGCTGTGTCTGACTTCCTCCTAATGCTTGCACTTTTCCCCGAATGCGtttacaactttttccttgGTGGCCCATGGCGCTTTGGAGAAATGGGTTGCCAGATCCACGCTTTCTTGG GTGCTTGTTTCGGATACAACCAAATCTTCACTCTGACAATGATCTCATACGATCGCTACAATGTGATTGTAAAGGGATTCAGTGGAACTCCTCTTACTTTCA ACCGCGCTGTATCCATCATCACCGTTAGCTGGATCTGGGCTTTGGGCTGGTCTATCTGCCCATTGGTCGGCTGGGGTGCTTACGCCATGGATGGAATCATGGGAAC ATGTTCTTATGACTACGTCTCCCAAAACATGAACAACAAATCCCACATTTTGGCTGCCACTTTCGCAAACTTCATCCTGCCAATCATTGTTATTGCCGGTTGCTACTACTTCATCGTTCATGCCGTCTTCAAACACGAGGAAGAACTCCGTGCTCAGGCTAAGAAGATGAATGTTGCTTCTCTCCGTAGCAATACCGACCAACAGCAAGTTTCCGCTGAGATCCGTATTGCCAAGGTCTCCATCATGAACGTCTCGATGTGGTTGACTGCTTGGACCCCATTCGCCGTTATCTGCATCATGGGTACCTGGGGTGATGTTTCCAAGATTACTCCTTTGGTGTCAGCCATCCCAGTCATTCTGGCCAAGACATCCTGTGCCTACAACCCACTCATCTATGCCATCTCCCATCCTAAATACCGAGAG tGCCTGAAGCAAATGTATCCTTGGATGTGTATCGTTGAGGAGAAAAAATCAGTTGCTGATAACCAATCGGCCATCACTGAAAAGACGGAAATGACTGAAACCGTCAAGTGCGAATCTGCTTAA
- the LOC124188657 gene encoding compound eye opsin BCRH2-like, with the protein MANLTGDAVVAMAQKQAFDPWALPDTFTLYAYAPEDIRSFLHPHWHSYKAVHPAWYYFLGLMYLVIGTCAVAGNAVVLKIFSRFPALRTPANLLVMNLAVSDFLLMLALFPECVYNFFLGGPWRFGEMGCQIHAFLGACFGYNQIFTLTMISYDRYNVIVKGFSGTPLTFNRAVSIITVSWIWALGWSICPLVGWGAYAMDGIMGTCSYDYVSQNMNNKSHILAATFANFILPIIVIAGCYYFIVQAVFKHEEELRAQAKKMNVASLRSNTDQQQVSAEIRIAKVSIMNVSMWLTAWTPFAVICILGTWGDVSKITPLVSAIPVILAKTSCAYNPLIYAISHPKYRECLKQMYPWMCIVEEKKSVADNQSVITEKTEMTEIVKC; encoded by the exons ATGGCAAACTTGACTGGTGATGCTGTTGTTGCGATGGCCCAGAAGCAGGCTTTTGATCCATGGGCTTTGCCCGATACCTTCACTCTTTATGCCTACGCCCCAGAGGACATTCGCAGCTTTCTTCATCCTCACTGGCACTCATACAAGGCTGTGCACCCGGCatggtattattttttgggattGATGTACTTGGTAATTGGCACTTGCGCTGTTGCGGGTAACGCCGTCGTCTTGAAGATCTTCAGCCGTTTCCCGGCTCTTCGAACTCCCGCCAACTTGTTGGTTATGAATTTGGCTGTGTCTGACTTCCTCCTAATGCTTGCACTTTTCCCCGAATGCGtttacaactttttccttgGTGGCCCATGGCGCTTTGGAGAAATGGGTTGCCAGATCCACGCTTTCTTGG GTGCTTGTTTCGGATACAACCAAATCTTCACTCTGACAATGATCTCATACGATCGCTACAATGTGATTGTAAAGGGATTCAGTGGAACTCCTCTTACTTTCA ACCGCGCTGTATCCATCATCACCGTTAGCTGGATCTGGGCTTTGGGCTGGTCTATCTGCCCATTGGTCGGCTGGGGTGCTTACGCCATGGATGGAATCATGGGAAC ATGTTCTTATGACTACGTCTCCCAAAACATGAACAACAAATCCCACATTTTGGCTGCCACTTTCGCAAACTTCATCCTGCCAATCATTGTTATTGCCGGTTGCTACTACTTCATCGTTCAAGCTGTGTTCAAACACGAGGAAGAACTCCGTGCTCAGGCTAAGAAGATGAATGTTGCTTCTCTCCGTAGCAATACCGACCAACAGCAAGTTTCCGCTGAGATCCGTATTGCCAAGGTCTCCATCATGAACGTCTCGATGTGGTTGACTGCTTGGACCCCATTCGCCGTTATCTGCATCTTGGGTACCTGGGGTGATGTTTCCAAGATTACTCCTTTGGTGTCAGCCATCCCAGTCATTCTGGCCAAGACATCCTGTGCCTACAACCCACTCATCTATGCCATCTCCCATCCTAAATACCGAGAG tGCCTGAAGCAGATGTATCCTTGGATGTGTATCGTTGAGGAGAAAAAATCAGTTGCTGATAACCAATCGGTCATCACTGAAAAGACAGAAATGACTGAAATTGTCAAGTGCTAA
- the LOC124188658 gene encoding compound eye opsin BCRH2-like, translated as MANLTGDAVVAMAQKQAFDPWALPDTFTLYAYAPEDIRSFLHPHWHSYKAVHPAWYYFLGLMYLVIGTCAVAGNAVVLKIFSRFPALRTPANLLVMNLAVSDFLLMLALFPECVYNFFLGGPWRFGEMGCQIHAFLGACFGYNQIFTLTMISYDRYNVIVKGFSGTPLTFNRAVSIITVSWIWALGWSICPLVGWGAYAMDGIMGTCSYDYVSQNMNNKSHILAATFANFILPIIVIAGCYYFIVQAVFKHEEELRAQAKKMNVASLRSNTDQQQVSAEIRIAKVSIMNVSMWLTAWTPFAVICIMGTWGDVSKITPLVSAIPVILAKTSCAYNPLIYAISHPKYRECLKQMYPWMCIVEEKKSVADNQSAITEKTEMTETVKCESA; from the exons ATGGCAAACTTGACTGGTGATGCTGTTGTTGCGATGGCCCAGAAGCAGGCTTTTGATCCATGGGCTTTGCCCGATACCTTCACTCTTTATGCCTACGCCCCAGAGGACATTCGCAGCTTTCTTCATCCTCACTGGCACTCATACAAGGCTGTGCACCCGGCatggtattattttttgggattGATGTACTTGGTAATTGGCACTTGCGCTGTTGCGGGTAACGCCGTCGTCTTGAAGATCTTCAGCCGTTTCCCGGCTCTTCGAACTCCCGCCAACTTGTTGGTTATGAATTTGGCTGTGTCTGACTTCCTCCTAATGCTTGCACTTTTCCCCGAATGCGtttacaactttttccttgGTGGCCCATGGCGCTTTGGAGAAATGGGTTGCCAGATCCACGCTTTCTTGG GTGCTTGTTTCGGATACAACCAAATCTTCACTCTGACAATGATCTCATACGATCGCTACAATGTGATTGTAAAGGGATTCAGTGGAACTCCTCTTACTTTCA ACCGCGCTGTATCCATCATCACCGTTAGCTGGATCTGGGCTTTGGGCTGGTCTATCTGCCCATTGGTTGGCTGGGGTGCTTACGCCATGGATGGAATCATGGGAAC ATGTTCTTATGACTACGTCTCCCAAAACATGAACAACAAATCCCACATTTTGGCTGCCACTTTCGCAAACTTCATCCTGCCAATCATTGTTATTGCCGGTTGCTACTACTTCATCGTTCAAGCCGTGTTCAAACACGAGGAAGAGCTCCGCGCTCAGGCTAAGAAGATGAATGTTGCTTCTCTCCGTAGCAATACCGACCAACAGCAAGTTTCCGCTGAGATCCGTATTGCCAAGGTCTCCATCATGAACGTCTCGATGTGGTTGACTGCTTGGACCCCATTCGCCGTTATCTGCATCATGGGTACCTGGGGTGATGTTTCCAAGATTACTCCTTTGGTGTCAGCCATCCCAGTCATTCTGGCCAAGACATCCTGTGCCTACAACCCACTCATCTATGCCATCTCCCATCCTAAATACCGAGAG tGCCTGAAGCAAATGTATCCTTGGATGTGTATCGTTGAGGAGAAAAAATCAGTTGCTGATAACCAATCGGCCATCACTGAAAAGACGGAAATGACTGAAACCGTCAAGTGCGAATCTGCTTAA